The following are encoded together in the Streptomyces flavofungini genome:
- a CDS encoding IS5 family transposase: MGRGDLTDSEWARLEPHLPRNVGRGGRWKDHRLVINGILFRQRTGTPWRDLPARFGSWQTCYDRHRRWSADGTWERVLRAVQADADHEGRIDWSLVSVDSTVCRAHQNAAGARRRPPRTSGKRTRPAWHRDDEALGRSRGGFTSKIHVASEGGRRPLAFVITPGQWGDAPQMIELLGQIRVPRPSGGHPRTRPDHLCADRAYSSRRNRRYLRRRQIKHTIPEPANQRANRQHRGSAGGRPTGFDRQIYRRRNEAERTINGLKGFRAVATRFEKRAYVFHGTVTVAALRLWLRS; this comes from the coding sequence GTGGGGCGGGGAGATCTCACTGACAGCGAATGGGCCCGGCTGGAGCCGCACTTGCCCAGGAACGTCGGGCGGGGCGGACGTTGGAAGGATCACCGGCTGGTCATCAACGGGATCTTGTTCCGGCAGCGGACCGGCACCCCCTGGCGGGACCTGCCGGCGCGGTTCGGTAGCTGGCAGACCTGTTACGACCGCCACCGTCGATGGTCAGCGGACGGCACATGGGAGAGGGTCTTGCGGGCTGTCCAGGCCGATGCCGACCATGAGGGGCGTATCGACTGGTCGCTGGTGAGCGTGGACTCCACTGTGTGCCGCGCCCATCAGAACGCCGCCGGTGCCCGCAGACGGCCACCCCGCACCTCAGGCAAGCGGACTCGTCCTGCTTGGCACCGGGATGATGAGGCCCTGGGGCGTTCGCGTGGTGGCTTCACTTCGAAGATCCACGTGGCGAGTGAGGGCGGACGGCGCCCCCTGGCGTTCGTCATCACACCAGGACAGTGGGGTGACGCGCCGCAGATGATCGAACTCCTGGGGCAGATTCGCGTTCCTCGACCGAGCGGCGGACACCCGCGAACCCGGCCGGACCACCTATGCGCCGACAGGGCCTACAGCTCCCGCCGCAACCGCCGCTATCTGCGCCGTCGGCAGATCAAGCACACCATCCCCGAGCCGGCCAACCAGCGGGCCAACCGCCAGCACCGGGGGAGCGCGGGCGGACGACCCACTGGCTTCGACCGGCAGATCTACCGGCGCAGGAACGAAGCCGAACGGACCATCAACGGGCTCAAGGGCTTCCGGGCCGTGGCCACACGATTCGAGAAGCGGGCATATGTTTTCCACGGCACGGTGACCGTGGCCGCTCTACGCCTCTGGTTGCGGTCGTGA
- a CDS encoding nuclear transport factor 2 family protein, with translation MGLVLLGCVAAGCGTSDDPTDPASSTPATSATAEPSRSAVKESSAMSSPALPAPVERAISAVNRGDTSGFLDAFTDSGVVNDWGREFRGREAIKGWSDKEFIGADARLTVDRVQPEGDTVTVTAQVKSSGFNGPSDFAFTLDGDKVREMRITD, from the coding sequence GTGGGGCTGGTGCTGCTGGGATGTGTGGCCGCCGGATGCGGCACGTCGGACGACCCCACCGACCCTGCGTCATCCACACCGGCAACGTCCGCCACCGCGGAGCCGAGCCGCTCCGCCGTCAAGGAGTCCTCGGCCATGAGCAGCCCTGCTCTCCCCGCGCCTGTTGAGCGTGCGATCAGCGCAGTCAACCGAGGCGACACGTCAGGCTTCCTCGACGCGTTCACCGACAGTGGCGTGGTCAATGACTGGGGCCGTGAGTTCCGGGGGCGTGAAGCCATCAAGGGCTGGAGCGACAAGGAGTTCATCGGCGCGGATGCGCGGCTCACCGTGGACCGTGTCCAGCCAGAGGGCGACACCGTCACCGTGACGGCGCAGGTGAAGAGCAGCGGCTTCAACGGGCCCTCGGACTTCGCCTTCACCCTCGACGGAGACAAGGTCCGCGAAATGCGGATCACCGACTGA
- a CDS encoding SDR family oxidoreductase translates to MVKTPDKTLNGKVAFVGGASRNLGGLISTTLGAEGAKVAVHYNSDSSKAKAEDVVAQINAGPGEAFAIQGDLTKVSEVERVFDETVSRFGKLDYSVNTAGMVLKKPLTEISEEEYDRMFAVNSKAAFFVMREAARRIEDGGKIITIVTSLLAAYTGLYSTYAGSKAPVEHFTRALSKELFGRNIAVNNIAPGPMDTGFFYPAEDDESIAYHKSSAMNGDLTKIEDIVPWVRHLLTDGWWANGQTLFLNGGYTTR, encoded by the coding sequence ATGGTCAAGACCCCGGACAAGACGCTCAACGGCAAGGTCGCTTTCGTTGGTGGCGCGTCCCGCAACCTCGGTGGGCTGATCAGTACCACCCTCGGCGCCGAAGGCGCGAAGGTGGCGGTGCACTACAACAGCGACTCTTCCAAGGCCAAGGCCGAGGACGTCGTCGCGCAGATTAACGCCGGTCCGGGCGAGGCGTTCGCGATCCAGGGCGACCTGACGAAGGTCTCCGAGGTGGAGCGGGTCTTCGACGAGACCGTGAGCCGGTTCGGGAAGCTGGACTACAGCGTCAACACCGCCGGCATGGTGCTGAAGAAGCCGCTCACCGAGATCTCCGAGGAGGAGTACGACCGCATGTTCGCGGTCAACTCCAAGGCCGCGTTCTTCGTCATGCGCGAGGCCGCCCGCCGCATCGAGGACGGCGGGAAGATCATCACGATCGTCACCTCGCTCCTCGCCGCCTACACGGGCCTGTACTCCACCTACGCGGGCAGCAAGGCCCCGGTCGAGCACTTCACCCGCGCGCTGTCGAAGGAGCTGTTCGGCCGGAACATCGCGGTCAACAACATCGCCCCGGGGCCGATGGACACGGGGTTCTTCTACCCCGCGGAGGACGACGAGTCCATCGCCTACCACAAGTCCTCGGCGATGAACGGCGACCTCACCAAGATCGAGGACATCGTCCCCTGGGTCCGGCACCTGCTCACCGACGGCTGGTGGGCCAACGGCCAGACCCTCTTCCTCAACGGCGGCTACACCACCCGCTGA
- a CDS encoding nuclear transport factor 2 family protein, protein MNAQLTNPAVAAFVTAVNAGDRDAFFAALTPDATMSDDGTDRDLNNWAEKEIFSSNGRMDIESASPDGLTLTVNYTNSTWGSMRTRWAFTVTDGKISRFETGQA, encoded by the coding sequence GTGAACGCCCAGCTCACCAACCCTGCCGTGGCCGCGTTCGTCACTGCCGTCAACGCCGGCGACCGCGATGCCTTCTTCGCCGCCCTCACCCCGGACGCGACCATGTCCGACGACGGCACCGACCGCGACCTGAACAACTGGGCCGAGAAGGAGATCTTCTCCTCGAACGGCCGCATGGACATCGAGAGCGCCTCTCCCGACGGACTCACCCTGACCGTGAACTACACCAACTCCACCTGGGGCAGCATGCGCACCCGGTGGGCCTTCACCGTCACCGACGGCAAGATCAGCCGCTTCGAGACCGGCCAAGCCTGA
- a CDS encoding SDR family oxidoreductase, producing the protein MTRLTVLVTGAGTGIGNQTVRALAEAGHTVYASMRDTTGRNAERAQDLRAYATTTGVDVRVVELDVGSQQSADTAVRTVLSEQDHLDVVVHNAAHLGIGINEAFTDTQIAAILDTNTIGPHRLNRAVLPHMRAREQGLLLYVGSTTSRMVYPFQGPYEASKAAMDSLAEVTRYEVARYGIDVAIVTPGAITTGTAHFSEGTRPADQHVADAYERLAGVEQHIMDRLAELSPPDADPRAVGDEIARVVALPPGQRPLRTTIDFLSDGAEQVNNTAQQLQAALMDRLGIADLLHPTNATTNR; encoded by the coding sequence ATGACCCGCCTCACCGTCCTGGTCACCGGAGCCGGAACCGGCATCGGGAACCAGACCGTCCGCGCCCTCGCCGAAGCCGGCCACACCGTCTACGCCAGCATGCGCGACACCACCGGCCGCAACGCCGAGCGCGCCCAGGACCTGCGCGCCTACGCCACCACCACAGGCGTCGACGTCCGTGTCGTCGAACTCGACGTCGGCTCGCAGCAGTCCGCCGACACCGCCGTCCGCACCGTCCTGTCCGAGCAGGACCACCTGGACGTCGTCGTCCACAACGCGGCCCACCTGGGCATCGGCATCAACGAAGCCTTCACCGACACACAGATCGCCGCCATCCTCGACACCAACACCATCGGCCCCCACCGCCTCAACCGGGCCGTTCTCCCCCACATGCGCGCCCGCGAACAGGGCCTGCTTCTCTACGTCGGCTCCACCACCAGCCGCATGGTCTACCCCTTCCAGGGCCCCTACGAAGCCAGCAAGGCCGCCATGGACTCGCTCGCCGAGGTGACCCGCTACGAAGTCGCCCGGTACGGCATCGACGTCGCCATCGTCACGCCCGGCGCCATCACCACCGGCACCGCCCACTTCAGCGAAGGGACCCGCCCCGCCGACCAGCACGTCGCCGACGCCTACGAGCGGCTCGCCGGTGTCGAGCAGCACATCATGGACCGCCTCGCCGAACTCAGCCCACCCGACGCCGACCCGCGGGCCGTGGGCGACGAGATCGCCCGCGTCGTCGCACTCCCACCCGGCCAGCGGCCGTTGCGGACCACCATCGACTTCCTGAGCGACGGCGCCGAACAGGTCAACAACACCGCCCAACAACTCCAAGCCGCCCTCATGGACCGCCTCGGCATCGCCGACCTCCTTCACCCCACCAACGCCACAACGAACCGATGA
- a CDS encoding DUF397 domain-containing protein — MNSTDDQWRKSSYSAADSADCLEVNDAHRQAGVPVRDSKNPHGPAVLFGAPAWKAFIASL, encoded by the coding sequence ATGAACAGCACCGATGACCAGTGGCGTAAGTCGAGCTACAGCGCTGCCGACAGCGCCGACTGCCTCGAAGTGAACGACGCCCACCGCCAGGCGGGCGTCCCCGTCCGCGACAGCAAGAACCCCCACGGCCCCGCCGTCCTCTTCGGCGCCCCCGCCTGGAAGGCGTTCATCGCCTCCCTCTAG
- a CDS encoding helix-turn-helix domain-containing protein, translated as MAIEDSPESRLRYGEELRSRREGAGLTQEELSVRAIMSRTHIAHIEAGRRRPSLDDAKRLDDVLEAGGVFVRFLPVKAEGRVAEHFAEVLELEKRATMIRTFSSQLIPGMLQTRAYARSVFLDGCIPRTDEEVDKVVETRLARARVLENFHAPEVWFVFDEAVIRRPVGGAAVMCEQLRHIEQLALSRRIRVHVMPFSVGYYPLLEGFVSLMWFDDLPPIAYVEALKTGKVLELPSAVLNCQVAYDRSVGDAMSSSQSLALIRSVAEEFEHEQHR; from the coding sequence ATGGCCATCGAGGACAGTCCGGAGTCGCGGCTGCGGTACGGGGAGGAGCTGCGTTCGCGGAGGGAGGGCGCGGGGCTGACCCAGGAGGAGTTGAGCGTGCGGGCGATCATGTCCCGGACGCACATCGCCCACATCGAGGCGGGGCGGCGACGGCCGTCGTTGGACGACGCGAAGCGTCTGGATGACGTGTTGGAGGCGGGTGGTGTGTTCGTCCGGTTCCTTCCGGTCAAGGCGGAAGGGCGTGTCGCCGAACACTTCGCGGAAGTACTGGAGTTGGAGAAGCGGGCGACGATGATCCGTACGTTTTCGTCGCAGCTCATCCCCGGCATGTTGCAGACGAGGGCTTACGCGCGGAGCGTGTTCCTGGACGGATGTATCCCCAGGACGGACGAGGAAGTCGACAAGGTTGTCGAGACGCGGCTGGCGCGTGCCCGAGTTCTGGAGAACTTCCATGCTCCCGAAGTCTGGTTCGTGTTCGACGAGGCGGTGATCCGACGCCCGGTGGGCGGCGCGGCCGTGATGTGCGAGCAGCTGCGTCACATCGAGCAGTTGGCGCTCAGCCGCCGCATCCGCGTGCATGTGATGCCGTTCTCTGTGGGTTATTACCCGTTGCTGGAGGGGTTCGTGTCCCTGATGTGGTTCGACGACCTCCCGCCCATCGCCTACGTGGAAGCCTTGAAGACGGGGAAGGTGCTGGAACTTCCGTCAGCGGTGCTCAACTGCCAGGTCGCCTACGATCGGAGCGTGGGTGACGCCATGTCGTCCTCTCAGTCCCTGGCATTGATCAGGTCCGTAGCGGAGGAATTCGAGCATGAACAGCACCGATGA
- a CDS encoding RICIN domain-containing protein has product MAAQTGQSAMSEGIYLIKNEASGLYAGVQPGGGAKQGAKVVLEALHAEGVERHRQFWHLRPHSAREGAWTLQNIHSTLRMDILVNRGRAGAAVQQCPPESREDLLLTQLWRPERISEDVYSWVNVNSRKRLAVRGERQYAGAELEQAEPSTEEGRGTQAWRLERVPALGEAKAFDALTARIVSPGTFTTPANVLASAVKGILDAGGGVFETMAKTVPDPRAPYLRFDGFRGDEFIRFSPRLGVESGPKKASEQFPRLPHGFPSGDADVINTRKGSSYTHAAVLDHDIREFSERTVDDKVRLLPSRLQEQRIKAATAADPKGDRVVYFLQDRTVLSRLDDPEHIEDFPLPHAPDDFLHDLDTATSAPFDDAMHFFLLKGDQFVIVSPGKLVQGPTKLTDAYPFLTGVWL; this is encoded by the coding sequence GTGGCAGCGCAGACAGGCCAGTCAGCAATGTCCGAGGGCATCTACCTCATCAAGAACGAGGCGAGCGGACTGTACGCGGGGGTGCAGCCGGGAGGAGGCGCCAAGCAGGGCGCGAAGGTCGTACTGGAGGCACTGCACGCCGAAGGGGTGGAGCGGCACCGGCAGTTCTGGCATCTGAGGCCGCACAGCGCGCGCGAGGGCGCGTGGACGCTGCAGAACATCCACAGCACGCTGCGCATGGACATCCTGGTGAACCGGGGCCGCGCGGGCGCGGCGGTGCAGCAGTGCCCGCCCGAGTCGCGGGAGGACCTGCTGCTCACGCAGTTGTGGCGGCCGGAGCGGATCAGCGAGGACGTCTACTCCTGGGTGAACGTGAACAGCCGCAAGCGTCTCGCGGTGCGCGGCGAGCGGCAGTACGCGGGCGCGGAGCTGGAGCAGGCGGAGCCGAGCACGGAGGAGGGGCGCGGCACGCAGGCGTGGCGCCTGGAGCGCGTGCCCGCGCTCGGCGAGGCGAAGGCGTTCGACGCGCTGACCGCGCGGATCGTCTCACCGGGCACCTTCACCACGCCCGCGAACGTCCTTGCCTCGGCGGTCAAGGGCATCCTGGACGCCGGCGGCGGCGTCTTCGAGACGATGGCGAAGACCGTCCCGGACCCGAGGGCGCCGTATCTACGCTTCGACGGCTTCCGCGGTGACGAGTTCATCCGCTTCTCGCCCCGGCTCGGCGTCGAATCCGGGCCGAAGAAGGCCAGCGAGCAGTTCCCGCGGCTCCCGCACGGCTTCCCGTCCGGGGACGCGGACGTCATCAACACCCGCAAGGGCAGCTCGTACACGCACGCCGCCGTGCTCGACCACGACATCCGGGAGTTCTCCGAGCGGACCGTGGACGACAAGGTCAGGCTGCTTCCGTCGCGACTGCAGGAGCAGCGGATCAAGGCCGCGACCGCCGCCGACCCCAAGGGCGACCGTGTCGTGTACTTCCTCCAGGACCGCACCGTGCTCAGCAGGCTCGACGACCCCGAGCACATCGAGGACTTCCCGCTGCCGCACGCGCCCGACGACTTCCTGCACGACCTCGACACCGCCACCTCCGCCCCCTTCGACGACGCCATGCACTTCTTCCTCCTCAAGGGCGACCAGTTCGTGATCGTGAGCCCGGGGAAGCTGGTG